TGGCTGCCACGGTCAGAATGATGGATAAGCCCCTTGTCAGGTTTTCTTCGCCAAACAGCCATCAGCAAGGCATCCATCACCAGTTGGCGTGTCATGGATGTGTCCATGCTCCAGCCTACAATTCGGCGTGAATACAAATCCATCACCGTTGCCAAATAAAGCCAGCCTGTTGCAGTCCAAATATATGTAATATCAGAAACCCAGTAGCGGTTGGGTTGACTGACATCAAACTTCCTATCTAACAGGTTCTCGGCTACGGGCATGTTATGTTTGCTATCAGTCGTATTCACAAAGCGCTTTTTAGTGCGTACACGCAATTGGCTAAACGCATCAAGATTCTTGCTCTACAACGCCCACAATCAATGCCTTGTTTGCGTAGTTCCGTTGCCATTCGCCGTGTGCCAAAACTCTGGCGCATTTTTACATGAATGGCTTGAACGATGGGAATCAGAGTTTCATTCTCACGCTTGCGTAAAGAATATGGGCGCTTGCACCATGCATAATATGCACTGACTGACAGCTTCAATACTTTGCATATCAGAACAATTGGCCATGCCTTCTTATACCATTCAACAAAGCGGTACTTCACTTCATTTCCTTGGCAAAGAAGGCCGTGGCTTTTTTTAGGATGTCACGCTCCATGCGTAAACGTTTATTCTCAGCTTTCAAGCGTGCAAGTTCCGCGTGTTCGGGTGTCATATGACCTTTACTTGGAAAAGCATGTTCCCCGTTCTTTTCGCGTTCAATCTTCCAGCGACTCAGCATGTTGTAGTTAATACCAAGATTGCGGGAGGCTTCGGCTATCGAATAACCTTGCTCAAGTATTAAATCAACTGCTTCTCGCTTAAATTCCTGCGTATATGTGGTTCGTTTCCTCTGACTCATGGGTAATCTCCTAAGCTTGGATTATTACCCTTTTCTAATCCTACACAATCACTGAACCACTATAGTAAGGTTAGCAACCGTAAGATATGGGATGAGATAAAGCTTCGTTCCTTGGCGTTAGTTCGAAGTCATTATCATGATTTTGGACCAACATTCGCAGCGGAGAAGCTGTTAGAAAAACACGAGATTAACGTATCTTCAGAAACCTTACGCCAATGTATGATTAGCGATGGCATTTGAAAACCCAAGAATAAGAAAGTGCAGCGTAATCACCCCACACGCGAGCGTCGCCCACGTATGGGAGAATTGATTCAGATTGATGGAACACCTCATGACTGGTTTGAAGGTAAAGCAGCCAAGTGCACATTGATGGTATTCATTGATGATGCGACCAGCAAACTTCTTGATTTGCAGTTCTACCCAACCGAAGGAACGCAAGCCTATATGGAGGGGCTAAGACGCAATATGAAAGCCTACGGTCGCCCAGCAGCACTTTATTCGGATAGACATAGCTCATTAACCGTCAACACGGTTGATGCTCAATCAGGGGAACAACTCACACAATTTGGTAGAGCCTTGAAAACATTGGATATTGAACATATCAAAGCCAATTCACCACAAGCCAAGGGGCGTGTTGAACGTGCCAACTTAACCTTGCAAGATAGGCTGCTCAAAGAGATGCGTTTGGAAGGTATTTCCAGCATTGAAGAAGCCAACGCCTTTTTGGCAACATACATGAAAAAACATAATCAAAAGTTCGCTGTATTACCTGCCTCCAAAGAGGATGCCAATCGCCCTGTGTTGCATAGCGAGGAGGAGTTGAATTTAATCTTTTCCAAGCATCATAAACGCAAGCTATCCAAGAACTTAACCCTGCAATACAACAACATCATTTACCAAGTAAACATCAAAGGCATTGGCTATGCCATGCGCGGGTCAATGATCACCATTTGCGAAGCATTTGATGGCTCGATAACACTATTGTACAAGGGAAAGGCTTTACAATACATCACATTCAAACGGGGTGATAAAATACCTGAACCAGTCAGTGAGAAGTCCATCAACCAAACTGTCAATCAAGCGATTATAAAGCAAACTAAAAGAGTGAACTACAAACCAAAACCCGACCATCCGTGGCGAAAATCAATAACTCAAAACCAGACAATTCTATCTGGGGCAAAAGCGGACATTTCTACTTTGCGTTGACAGGTATATAAATATAAGTCGTTCAGCTAAATCTGTTCCCTAGTTTTGTGAAATGTAATTTCAGGGTGCTGCTCTTCAGTGTAGCTAAGTTTCCAAGCAGATGGTGCAAGATACGTTAAGAAACCATCCCCATCTTCTGCAAGATTGGCATCAAAAATCTTTTTAAAGGCTGCAAGTTTCTTTTCATCTTCACAAGTCACCCAACGCGCCACCTGAAAGTCAGTACCCACATAGTCTGCATCCACTTTGTATTCCGATTTCAAACGTTCGACGGTCACTTCAAACTGCAACACACCCACAGCACCCAGAATATAATCGCCACCCAAAAAGGTGCGGAATACTTGCACTGCACCTTCTTCTGATAACTGAATCAAACCTTTGTGCAATTGTTTACGTTTTAAAGGATCATTCAAGCGAATACGTCTAAACATTTCAGGGGCAAAGTTGGGCACACCTGTAAATTTAAGAGGCTCTTTGGTGGTAAACGTATCACCAATACGAATCGTGCCATGGTTGTGAATACCAATAATATCGCCAGCATAAGCTTCTTCGACATGCGCTCTATCTTGCGCCATAAAAATAGTGGCATTAGGCACTTTGATGTCTTTACCCAAGCGATGATGGCGCACAGTCATACCCTTGGTAAACTTACCTGAGCACATGCGGAAAAATGCAATTCTATCCCTGTGTTGTGGGTCCATATTGGCTTGAATTTTAAAACAAAATGCCGAAAAATCTTTTTCTGTGGGTTCAACCACACGTTCAACCGCCTCACGCCCTGCTGGGTGCGGGGCAAACTCAACAAAAGCATTCAATAACTCACGCACCCCAAAATTATTAATCGCAGAGCCAAAAAATACAGGTGTTTGTGAACCTTTAAGAAACTCTTCCAAATCAAATGGGTTGGCAGCACCCTCCAATAATTCAATTTCTTCACGCAGTTCATCCGCTTGGCTACCCAAAAGTTCATCCAATTTGGGGTCATCCAAACTATCAATAGCAATGGAATCAGCAATATCATCCGAACCTGCGACAAACAGGTGCAACTGTTTTTTGTATAGATTGTACACACCTTTAAAAGCTTTACCCATGCCAATCGGCCAAGACAGTGGCGCACATTCAATTTGCAGCTTTTCTTCAATATCTGCCAACAAATCCAATGGCTCCAGCCCTTCCCTATCCAGCTTATTGATGAACGTAATAATAGGCGTATTGCGCATACGACAGACTTCCATCAATTTAAGTGTTTGCCCTTCCACACCTTTACCCGAATCAATCACCATCATGGCAGAATCCACCGCAGTAAGTACGCGATAGGTATCTTCAGAAAAATCTTGGTGACCCGGTGTATCAAGCAGATTGATTTCGTATTCAGAGCCATCCACAGCATAGTTAAACTTCATTACCGATGAAGCCACAGAAATACCACGGTCTTGCTCAATTTTCATCCAGTCCGATGTCGCATGTCGGTCTGTTTTACGCGACTTCACAGCACCCGCCATTTGAATTGCGCCCCCAAAGAGCAACAACTTCTCAGTTAACGTGGTTTTACCCGCATCAGGATGGGAAATAATGCCAAATGTACGGCGTTTTTCGATTTCTTCTTCAAACATGGTGACCCCAAAAATAATTAAGGGCAAAGTATAACAACAAATCTATTTTGAGCAGTGAATTATTTAAACCTTGGGCATCATCTGAAAAACTTACAAACAAACCTACGATGTGCGTTTCATCCTTTTGAATAAAATCACACCCCGTTGCTGCACCATCCATAACAACCAAAGACCAATAACAACAAACAAAGCCAATACCAACCACAGTGACCACCAAGGAAGCAAACCCAGCTCAGTTTTTCTAAACACTATCATTTCAGTTTGGTTAATCGCCCACATCACAAGGCTGGCAAACAAAAAGACAGCCCCTTGTTTGCTTCGTTTCGCCCTTAAACTAATCGGAACAGCATAACAAAAAAGCACCAATACCGACAATGCCAATACCCAACGAAAATGCCAGTTTGCGATATGTGCAGGGGTGACATTATCCAAACTTAGCGCATGAAATAACGAAAAAGCATCCATATAACCCGGTGGTTTATTGGGACCTAGCTCTAAGTAGCGTTTGCTTTCCGTTAAAGGTACAACAATATCATAATTTGAAAACTTCACCGACCGCAGCTGATCTTTTTCCCCAATCAACTGGCTACCAGAAAACAACGAAACCACTAAACCTGTATCAACCCTTGATAACACAGCCTTTTCTGAAAAATATGTCACCACTTCACCTGTTTTACTGCGTGAATCTGTCAACATAAAATGTGCATAAGAACCATCACTGTTTTTACCATCAAAATAAAAGACCATATCATCAATATCATTAATAAAACGTTGTGGTTCAAAGGATGGTGCAGCATTCAGAGCATTCAGTTTGGCTGAAATATTATGCGAAAACACTTTACCCATAGGCACCAATTGTAAAGTGAGTAAAAACATGACAAAGGTGAGCAATACCCCTGCCCAAAATACGGGTGCTAAAATATTCAGAATAGACTGACCACCAGCATACATGACATCCAATTCACTGCTGCCTTGTAAGTCTAAAACCAGCTTGATTAAGGCAAAAAAGAAAGCAATGGGTATGGTCATCACCATATCCATCGGCATCATCGATACAAAGAGCGAAAGTGTGAGCTGCATGGGTGCTTCATGCTCTACGAGTATGGGCAACCAAATGGAGACTTTACGAATTAAGAAAATGGCATTGATTAACACAAATATGACAACAAATGGCATAGCCCACAAACGCAAAATATAAAGGTTGAGCGTGGAAAACATTAAGTTTCCCCGCCCAAGTTGTATACAGTTAGACTTTTTTCCATCGTGTGCCTTCTGCACTATCTTCTAATACAATGCCTTGCGCCAATAACTCAGCACGAATGGCATCTGCTTTGGCATAATCTTTGGCTTTTTTGGCTTCATCACGCGCCAAAACCA
The Ghiorsea bivora DNA segment above includes these coding regions:
- a CDS encoding peptide chain release factor 3; amino-acid sequence: MFEEEIEKRRTFGIISHPDAGKTTLTEKLLLFGGAIQMAGAVKSRKTDRHATSDWMKIEQDRGISVASSVMKFNYAVDGSEYEINLLDTPGHQDFSEDTYRVLTAVDSAMMVIDSGKGVEGQTLKLMEVCRMRNTPIITFINKLDREGLEPLDLLADIEEKLQIECAPLSWPIGMGKAFKGVYNLYKKQLHLFVAGSDDIADSIAIDSLDDPKLDELLGSQADELREEIELLEGAANPFDLEEFLKGSQTPVFFGSAINNFGVRELLNAFVEFAPHPAGREAVERVVEPTEKDFSAFCFKIQANMDPQHRDRIAFFRMCSGKFTKGMTVRHHRLGKDIKVPNATIFMAQDRAHVEEAYAGDIIGIHNHGTIRIGDTFTTKEPLKFTGVPNFAPEMFRRIRLNDPLKRKQLHKGLIQLSEEGAVQVFRTFLGGDYILGAVGVLQFEVTVERLKSEYKVDADYVGTDFQVARWVTCEDEKKLAAFKKIFDANLAEDGDGFLTYLAPSAWKLSYTEEQHPEITFHKTREQI
- a CDS encoding LptF/LptG family permease, with the translated sequence MFSTLNLYILRLWAMPFVVIFVLINAIFLIRKVSIWLPILVEHEAPMQLTLSLFVSMMPMDMVMTIPIAFFFALIKLVLDLQGSSELDVMYAGGQSILNILAPVFWAGVLLTFVMFLLTLQLVPMGKVFSHNISAKLNALNAAPSFEPQRFINDIDDMVFYFDGKNSDGSYAHFMLTDSRSKTGEVVTYFSEKAVLSRVDTGLVVSLFSGSQLIGEKDQLRSVKFSNYDIVVPLTESKRYLELGPNKPPGYMDAFSLFHALSLDNVTPAHIANWHFRWVLALSVLVLFCYAVPISLRAKRSKQGAVFLFASLVMWAINQTEMIVFRKTELGLLPWWSLWLVLALFVVIGLWLLWMVQQRGVILFKRMKRTS